The following are encoded in a window of Rosa chinensis cultivar Old Blush chromosome 4, RchiOBHm-V2, whole genome shotgun sequence genomic DNA:
- the LOC112200515 gene encoding LOW QUALITY PROTEIN: putative serine/threonine-protein kinase (The sequence of the model RefSeq protein was modified relative to this genomic sequence to represent the inferred CDS: deleted 2 bases in 1 codon; substituted 1 base at 1 genomic stop codon) translates to MSTGVVTVVALVVVSVMIAIIVVYRRYIRERSSSDDPVLHDPSFSTLTVDNFLNDIERERPMMFTSQQLQIATDNFTNLLGSGVXGFGSVYKGKFSNGTLVAVKVLNGTSDKAIEEQFMAEVRTLGRIHHINLVGLYGFCFERHVRAIVYEYMSNGSLDKFLFHGNKILGFEKLHEIAVGTARGIAYLHEECQQRIVHYDIKPENILLDENFFPKVADFGLAKLFNRDKTHISMTGWRGTPGYAAPEVWLQCPITHKCDVYSFGMLLFEIIGRRRNIDLNLPEGQDWFPRWGWKKFEAGELGELMLVCGIEEKDREAAERMLKVAICCVQYRPELRPLMSGVVKMLEGEIEIPRPSINPLQHSLPGTPVMVSYSTSVFDTDSSRTITGVERC, encoded by the exons ATGTCGACTGGAGTTGTTACTGTTGTAGCATTAG TAGTTGTCTCAGTGATGATTGCTATCATAGTTGTATACAGGAGATATATTCGGGAACGTAGCAGCTCTGATGATCCAGTCTTACATGATCCAAGCTTTTCGACACTCACAGTGGACAATTTTCTAAATGATATAGAAAGAGAGAGGCCCATGATGTTTACTTCTCAACAACTTCAGATTGCAACTGATAACTTCACCAACTTGCTGGGTTCAGGA GTTTGAGGGTTTGGTTCAGTTTATAAAGGAAAATTTAGTAATGGAACCCTTGTGGCAGTGAAGGTCCTAAATGGTACCTCGGACAAGGCAATTGAAGAACAATTCATGGCGGAAGTTAGAACCCTTGGCAGGATTCATCATATCAACTTGGTTGGTCTTTATGGTTTCTGCTTTGAGAGACACGTCAGAGCAATTGTTTATGAGTATATGTCAAATGGTTCGCTTGATAAGTTTCTTTTCCATGGAAACAAGATTTTAGGATTCGAAAAGCTTCATGAAATTGCAGTTGGGACAGCTAGAGGGATTGCTTACTTGCACGAAGAATGCCAGCAGCGAATAGTCCACTACGATATAAAACCTGAAAATATTCTTTTGGATGAGAACTTCTTTCCTAAAGTAGCTGATTTTGGTTTGGCCAAGCTGTTCAACAGAGATAAGACTCATATATCAATGACAGGGTGGAGGGGAACTCCTGGTTATGCTGCACCAGAAGTTTGGCTGCAGTGTCCTATAACCCACAAGTGTGATGTGTACAGCTTTGGAATGCTATTATTTGAGATCATAGGCAGAAGAAGGAACATAGACCTCAATCTTCCGGAGGGTCAAGACTGGTTTCCAAGGTGGGGATGGAAGAAGTTTGAAGCTGGAGAACTAGGAGAGCTAATGCTAGTTTGTGGCATAGAGGAGAAAGACAGAGAGGCAGCAGAGAGAATGTTAAAGGTAGCTATCTGCTGTGTTCAGTATAGGCCCGAGTTGAGGCCTTTAATGAGTGGTGTGGTGAAAATGTTGGAAGGAGAAATTGAGATTCCTAGACCTTCAATTAACCCACTTCAGCACTCGTTGCCAGGCACTCCTGTCATGGTATCGTATAGCACTAGTGTCTTCGACACGGATTCCTCTCGAACAATAACTGGTGTTGAAAGATGTTGA